The following are encoded in a window of Aromatoleum petrolei genomic DNA:
- the murB gene encoding UDP-N-acetylmuramate dehydrogenase, producing MSAAAPAIECDADLRAFNTFALPARAARLVTITDAAQLAALIATPEWTLPRLVLGGGSNLVLTRDFPGLVLKVAIAGRRLVDEDADAWYVEAGAGENWHDFVRWTLAQGWAGLENLSLIPGTVGAAPVQNIGAYGLEMAKRFHGLRAVSLETGEMLRLGPADCRFAYRDSVFKQELAGRVLITAVTFRLPKRWQPVTGYADVARELAARGIAQPSALDVSDAVIAIRRRKLPDPARLGNAGSFFKNPVVDAAVLARLDAAHPDLPRYPQPDGRFKLAAGWLIDRSGWKGRDLGPVGAYEQQALVLVNRGGATGADVERIARAIQDDVFARFGVHLEPEPVFV from the coding sequence GTGAGTGCCGCCGCGCCGGCGATCGAGTGCGACGCGGACCTGCGTGCCTTCAACACCTTCGCTCTGCCGGCGCGCGCCGCGCGGCTCGTCACGATAACGGACGCGGCGCAGCTTGCTGCGCTGATCGCGACCCCGGAGTGGACGCTGCCGCGCCTCGTGCTCGGCGGCGGCAGCAACCTCGTGTTGACGCGCGATTTTCCCGGTCTGGTGCTGAAGGTCGCCATCGCCGGACGCCGTCTCGTCGATGAGGATGCCGACGCCTGGTACGTCGAGGCCGGCGCGGGCGAGAACTGGCATGACTTCGTGCGCTGGACCCTGGCACAGGGCTGGGCGGGCCTCGAGAACCTGTCGCTGATCCCCGGTACGGTCGGGGCCGCACCGGTGCAGAACATCGGCGCCTACGGGCTGGAGATGGCCAAGCGTTTCCACGGTTTGCGGGCGGTGTCGCTGGAAACGGGCGAGATGCTGCGGCTGGGCCCCGCGGACTGCCGCTTCGCCTATCGCGACAGCGTGTTCAAACAGGAGCTCGCGGGCCGCGTGCTCATCACCGCCGTGACCTTCCGCCTGCCCAAGCGCTGGCAGCCGGTCACGGGCTATGCGGACGTCGCGCGCGAGCTGGCTGCGCGCGGCATTGCGCAGCCATCCGCGCTCGACGTCTCGGACGCCGTCATCGCCATCCGCCGGCGCAAGCTGCCCGACCCCGCGCGTCTGGGCAATGCCGGCAGCTTCTTCAAGAACCCGGTCGTCGATGCCGCCGTGCTGGCGCGTCTCGATGCCGCCCATCCCGACCTGCCGCGCTACCCGCAGCCGGACGGCCGCTTCAAGCTCGCGGCCGGCTGGCTGATCGACCGCAGCGGCTGGAAGGGGCGCGACCTCGGTCCCGTCGGCGCCTACGAGCAGCAGGCGCTGGTGCTCGTCAACCGTGGCGGCGCCACCGGCGCCGACGTCGAACGCATCGCGCGGGCGATCCAGGACGACGTGTTCGCGCGCTTCGGCGTGCATCTGGAGCCCGAGCCCGTCTTCGTGTGA
- a CDS encoding PACE efflux transporter gives MSVHHPKLRSVRDRARQVILFEVGGLALITPPFAWLSGVPMGDSVGLLAVAALIAALWNAVYNTAFDWIEGRITGRTADRRPFRMRALHALGFEGGLLLMTLPVIMAWTGMGWVDALIADLGLATAYVIYAFAFNLGYDRVFPIEAPATEGLVRAK, from the coding sequence TTGTCCGTCCATCATCCCAAACTCCGTTCCGTCCGCGATCGTGCCCGACAGGTGATCCTGTTCGAGGTCGGCGGGCTCGCGCTCATCACGCCGCCTTTTGCGTGGCTGAGCGGTGTGCCGATGGGCGATTCGGTCGGCCTGCTTGCCGTCGCGGCACTGATTGCCGCGCTGTGGAACGCGGTCTATAACACGGCCTTCGACTGGATCGAAGGCCGCATCACCGGCCGCACCGCGGACCGGCGCCCGTTCCGCATGCGTGCCCTGCACGCGCTCGGCTTCGAGGGTGGACTGCTGCTGATGACCCTGCCGGTGATCATGGCGTGGACGGGGATGGGGTGGGTGGACGCGTTGATCGCCGATCTCGGGTTGGCGACGGCGTACGTCATCTACGCCTTCGCCTTCAATCTCGGCTACGACCGCGTGTTCCCCATCGAAGCGCCCGCGACCGAGGGGCTCGTCCGTGCGAAATGA
- a CDS encoding DUF6600 domain-containing protein, with translation MVRKLKNALRLLLLVPLLLVLTGASGTALADPPARAGRLSVIEGEVALRRDGSHDWESAAVNLPITTGDEIATEADGRAEMRIGSSVLRLDKATSVEVRRLDDERIRVLLKEGSVAMRIRSAEREDAIEVETRDGVAVPAEPGRYRVDFVDAGTLVSNHDGHIDFRTDDRHVGVTEGRRAQIWSEGPTQVVWDEPDEDDFMEWSFARDRRDDRIARNRYVSPEMTGAEDLYEYGDWREYDDYGPVWFPRDVPYGWAPYRYGRWVSIAPWGWTWVDDAPWGFAPFHYGRWVRIRGVWAWVPGRYIARPVYAPALVAWIGTPGVSITYSSGLPNLSWFPLAPREVYVPYYRYSPTYVRQINITHVTNVVEIERVVREPRRVRYAFRDRSEAVTRVSERILRPPKPVALDVERRREHRVREWERRGFPVREVVRPDGTRVRTVQPAQIMQQREERQQAVREQRQEERQQRVESRQERTEALRQQQAREREERAAREQEQQRQRLQQREQQDERREQLRQERRDEGAARKERLEAQRQQNAREREEQVRREAAQQDEQQRQRSVLREQQEQRRDEARRAQREEVEQRQQERQQRLEAQRQQEAGERESRRQQVEQQREERSRQQAQEQERRQQAIRQQTEQREREVQQRQMQIQQQRQAEQQQRQAEQQQRQAERQRVQREPQQDNRRSSEEEQQRRRPPFGQPEGAR, from the coding sequence ATGGTCCGCAAGCTCAAGAATGCCCTGCGACTGCTGCTTCTCGTCCCGCTGCTGTTGGTCCTGACCGGCGCGAGCGGCACCGCCCTGGCCGATCCGCCCGCGCGCGCGGGCCGCTTGTCCGTCATCGAGGGCGAAGTCGCCCTGCGCCGCGACGGCAGCCACGACTGGGAAAGCGCGGCTGTCAACCTGCCGATCACCACCGGCGACGAGATCGCCACCGAAGCCGACGGGCGTGCCGAGATGCGCATCGGATCGAGCGTGCTGCGCCTCGACAAGGCGACCTCGGTCGAGGTGCGGCGGCTCGACGACGAACGTATCCGCGTGCTGCTGAAGGAAGGCAGCGTCGCCATGCGCATCCGCAGCGCCGAGCGCGAGGACGCGATCGAGGTCGAGACGCGCGACGGCGTCGCCGTGCCCGCCGAGCCGGGCCGCTACCGTGTCGACTTCGTCGATGCGGGAACCTTGGTAAGCAACCACGACGGCCATATCGATTTCCGCACCGACGACCGTCACGTCGGTGTCACCGAGGGACGTCGCGCCCAGATCTGGAGCGAGGGGCCGACCCAGGTGGTGTGGGACGAGCCCGACGAGGACGACTTCATGGAGTGGTCCTTCGCGCGCGACCGGCGCGACGACCGCATCGCGCGCAACCGCTACGTCTCGCCCGAGATGACCGGCGCCGAGGATCTGTACGAATACGGCGACTGGCGCGAATACGACGACTACGGCCCGGTGTGGTTCCCGCGTGACGTGCCCTACGGCTGGGCCCCCTACCGCTACGGCCGCTGGGTATCGATCGCGCCGTGGGGCTGGACCTGGGTCGATGACGCGCCGTGGGGCTTCGCGCCCTTCCACTACGGACGCTGGGTGCGCATCCGCGGCGTGTGGGCGTGGGTGCCGGGACGCTACATCGCCCGTCCGGTGTATGCGCCGGCGCTGGTCGCGTGGATCGGCACGCCCGGCGTGAGCATCACCTACTCGTCGGGCCTGCCCAACCTCAGTTGGTTCCCGCTCGCCCCGCGCGAGGTGTACGTGCCGTACTACCGTTACAGCCCGACCTACGTGCGCCAGATCAACATCACGCACGTCACCAACGTCGTCGAGATCGAGCGCGTGGTGCGCGAGCCGCGCCGCGTGCGCTACGCATTCCGCGACCGCAGCGAGGCAGTCACGCGCGTGTCGGAGCGCATCCTGCGTCCGCCCAAGCCCGTCGCGCTCGACGTCGAACGTCGGCGCGAGCACCGTGTGCGCGAATGGGAGCGGCGCGGCTTCCCGGTGCGCGAGGTCGTGCGCCCCGACGGTACGCGCGTGCGCACCGTGCAGCCCGCGCAGATCATGCAGCAGCGCGAGGAGCGCCAGCAGGCGGTCCGCGAACAACGCCAGGAAGAACGCCAGCAGCGCGTGGAGTCGCGCCAGGAGCGTACGGAGGCGCTGCGTCAGCAGCAGGCGCGCGAACGCGAGGAGCGGGCCGCACGCGAGCAGGAGCAGCAGCGTCAGCGCCTGCAGCAGCGCGAGCAGCAGGATGAGCGGCGCGAGCAGTTGCGCCAGGAACGGCGCGACGAGGGTGCGGCGCGGAAGGAGCGTCTCGAGGCGCAGCGTCAGCAGAACGCGCGCGAGCGCGAGGAACAGGTGCGTCGCGAGGCGGCACAGCAGGACGAGCAGCAGCGTCAGCGCTCGGTCCTGCGCGAGCAGCAGGAGCAGCGGCGTGACGAGGCCCGTCGTGCCCAGCGCGAGGAGGTCGAACAGCGCCAGCAGGAACGCCAGCAAAGGCTCGAAGCCCAGCGCCAGCAGGAGGCGGGTGAGCGCGAGTCGCGCCGGCAGCAGGTCGAGCAGCAGCGCGAAGAGCGCAGCCGCCAGCAGGCGCAGGAGCAGGAACGCCGTCAGCAGGCGATCCGCCAGCAGACGGAGCAGCGCGAGCGCGAGGTGCAGCAGCGCCAGATGCAGATCCAGCAGCAACGCCAGGCCGAGCAACAGCAACGCCAGGCCGAGCAGCAACAGCGGCAGGCCGAGCGTCAGCGCGTTCAGCGCGAACCGCAGCAGGACAATCGCCGCAGCAGCGAGGAAGAACAGCAGCGCCGCCGCCCGCCCTTCGGCCAGCCCGAGGGGGCGCGCTGA